The following proteins are encoded in a genomic region of Gimesia algae:
- a CDS encoding IS91 family transposase translates to MTRPRWELADVVRQYGMEYLKRYTTSVAQRRVMRALQNCRTAVLGGHVETCRSCDHRQISYNSCRNRHCPKCQGSACAQWMQRRATELLPVPYFHVVFTLPNLLVDLTLANPRLMYGMLFRAASQTLLEVAADPRHLGAEIGFLAVLHTWGQTLMPHPHLHCVVPSGGLAPDRTRWVAGRADFFLPVRVLSRLFRGKFLDLLKQAFAAGKLEFPGRLASAADSADFKRLLNRSVQTEWVVYARPPFGGPESVLKYLARYTHRVAISNSRLLNVADGQVTFRYKDYAQGSRKRTMTLAATEFLRRFLQHVLPDGLMRIRHYGFLANRFRTEKTALCRELLEGAASPTEKHSLEDSPVAGELPAICPSCGQAALHRSQELPSRWERLPAPIAVRASLPASELWEVCDTS, encoded by the coding sequence ATGACGCGTCCCCGGTGGGAACTCGCTGACGTCGTGCGGCAGTACGGAATGGAGTATCTGAAGCGATACACCACGTCCGTCGCCCAGCGCCGCGTCATGCGGGCGCTGCAGAACTGCCGGACTGCGGTTCTGGGCGGGCATGTGGAAACGTGCCGCTCCTGCGACCATCGACAGATCAGTTACAATTCCTGCCGGAATCGCCACTGCCCCAAGTGCCAGGGTTCTGCCTGTGCACAGTGGATGCAGCGGAGGGCAACCGAACTACTGCCCGTGCCCTACTTCCACGTGGTGTTCACGCTGCCGAACCTGCTGGTGGACCTGACGCTTGCCAACCCGCGGCTGATGTACGGGATGCTGTTCCGCGCGGCCAGCCAGACGTTACTGGAAGTCGCCGCCGATCCCAGGCACCTGGGGGCGGAGATCGGGTTCCTGGCCGTGTTGCATACCTGGGGACAAACCCTGATGCCGCATCCCCATCTGCATTGCGTGGTCCCTTCCGGCGGACTGGCGCCCGACCGCACACGCTGGGTCGCGGGACGGGCCGATTTCTTCCTGCCCGTGCGCGTACTCAGTCGGCTGTTTCGCGGCAAGTTTCTGGATCTGCTCAAGCAGGCATTTGCTGCGGGGAAACTGGAATTCCCCGGGCGGCTGGCTTCCGCCGCCGATTCTGCGGACTTCAAGCGTCTTCTCAACCGGTCCGTGCAGACCGAATGGGTCGTGTATGCCCGGCCGCCGTTCGGCGGCCCCGAGTCGGTACTCAAATACCTGGCACGTTACACGCACCGCGTGGCGATCTCGAACAGCCGGCTGTTGAACGTCGCAGACGGCCAGGTCACGTTTCGCTATAAAGACTATGCCCAAGGCAGTCGGAAGCGGACCATGACGCTCGCCGCCACAGAGTTTCTCCGCCGGTTCCTGCAGCACGTGCTTCCGGACGGACTGATGCGGATTCGGCATTACGGTTTTCTGGCCAACCGCTTCCGGACAGAAAAGACCGCGCTGTGCCGCGAACTGCTGGAAGGAGCGGCGTCTCCGACCGAAAAACATTCCCTTGAAGATTCCCCGGTGGCGGGGGAGTTGCCTGCAATCTGTCCATCCTGTGGCCAGGCCGCGCTCCACAGGTCGCAGGAACTGCCCTCCCGCTGGGAGCGACTTCCTGCTCCCATTGCGGTACGTGCCTCGCTGCCGGCTTCCGAACTCTGGGAGGTCTGTGACACATCATGA
- a CDS encoding tyrosine-type recombinase/integrase has protein sequence MTPLRQRMIEDMELRNLSPKTIILYVDNVSRFARHFGKSPEALGPEAIRTYLLYLVQDRQVAWGTYKQVLASLRFLYRNTLHRGEIVHDIRCPRPERHLPEVLSFDEVRRFFQAVHSFKHRTILMTAYASGLRISEAVRLRICDIDSQRMVIRIVQGKGKKDRYTLLSPLLLQMLRYYWWAARPVDWLFLGPSRIKPITVGTVQRVCRDARSEAGLDKAVTPHILRHSFATHLLEAGTELRVIQELLGHASLRTTAIYTHVSTHLIGRTRSPLELLHEQDQTDTLQEDS, from the coding sequence ATGACTCCACTCCGGCAGCGCATGATCGAGGATATGGAACTACGGAACCTGTCCCCGAAAACGATCATTCTTTATGTCGACAACGTGTCCCGTTTTGCCCGGCACTTCGGTAAAAGCCCGGAAGCCCTGGGACCGGAGGCCATCCGAACTTACCTGCTGTACCTGGTCCAGGACCGGCAAGTCGCCTGGGGAACCTACAAGCAGGTGCTGGCCTCGCTGCGGTTCCTGTATCGGAACACGCTCCATCGCGGAGAGATCGTGCACGACATTCGCTGCCCCCGGCCCGAGCGGCATTTACCGGAGGTGCTGAGTTTTGACGAGGTGCGCCGTTTCTTTCAGGCGGTGCACTCCTTCAAGCACCGCACCATCCTGATGACGGCCTATGCGTCAGGATTGCGGATTTCCGAGGCAGTGCGTTTACGGATCTGTGACATCGACAGCCAGCGGATGGTGATCCGCATCGTGCAGGGGAAGGGAAAAAAAGATCGTTATACGCTGCTCTCACCTCTGTTACTGCAAATGCTGCGGTACTACTGGTGGGCCGCCCGTCCGGTCGACTGGCTGTTTCTCGGTCCTTCACGGATCAAACCGATCACTGTGGGAACGGTACAACGGGTCTGCCGGGACGCACGCAGTGAAGCCGGCCTGGACAAAGCCGTCACGCCACACATACTCCGCCATAGTTTCGCCACGCATCTGCTGGAAGCCGGCACGGAACTGCGGGTCATCCAGGAACTTCTGGGCCATGCCAGCCTGCGGACCACCGCGATCTACACGCACGTTTCCACGCACCTGATCGGCCGCACCCGCAGTCCACTGGAACTGCTCCACGAGCAGGACCAGACAGACACGCTACAGGAGGACTCATGA
- a CDS encoding DUF1257 domain-containing protein, translating into MSHIVTIQTEVRDAEALGLACRRLDLGEPVHESVPLFSGEATGYCVRLPDWRYPVVFDVDQGQVRYDNFEGRWGEPGQLNRLLQFYGVEKCRLEARRKGHSVLENQLSDGSIKLTIQLGEGHANN; encoded by the coding sequence ATGTCACATATTGTTACCATCCAAACGGAAGTTCGCGATGCCGAGGCACTGGGCCTGGCCTGTCGCCGCCTCGATTTAGGAGAACCCGTTCACGAAAGCGTTCCCCTGTTTAGCGGAGAAGCGACCGGTTACTGTGTCCGTCTACCGGACTGGCGGTATCCTGTTGTGTTCGACGTCGATCAAGGCCAGGTTCGCTACGACAACTTTGAGGGCCGCTGGGGCGAACCGGGTCAGCTCAACAGACTACTGCAATTTTACGGCGTAGAAAAATGCCGCCTGGAAGCGCGCCGTAAGGGACATTCCGTCCTGGAGAACCAGCTCAGCGACGGTTCCATCAAACTTACCATTCAGCTCGGAGAGGGTCATGCAAACAATTGA
- a CDS encoding DUF2997 domain-containing protein, translated as MQTIEIIISTDGQSRIETRGFTGSRCKDASRFLETALGKVSSEKLTAEYHQTVQHQPNHLTQEN; from the coding sequence ATGCAAACAATTGAAATCATCATTTCAACCGATGGTCAGTCCCGGATCGAAACCCGCGGCTTTACCGGTTCCCGGTGCAAGGACGCTAGCCGGTTTCTGGAAACGGCGCTGGGGAAAGTCTCCTCGGAAAAACTGACCGCCGAATATCATCAAACCGTCCAACATCAACCCAACCATCTGACACAGGAGAATTAG
- a CDS encoding AAA family ATPase yields MLLSERLAENVRACFTGIWIQSHEHDEALLEMARLCHTEDWRLLSWDIDRGLQGTELAEDGDTSLPDPLAAIHSLSSQADPDRPTLLVLKNFHRFIDSPEIIQALTQQINLGKQARTFIVVLSSLVQIPTELEKLFVCLEHDLPDRDQLLEIARSIATETGELPEGPELERVLDAASGLTRYEAEGAFSLSLVRHSRIEASVVLELKSQTLLKSGMLSLHQGSESFDGLGGLEALKAFCRCALRPRPQDATVVRPRGVLLLGVPGTGKSAFAKALGKETGRPTLTLDVGALMGSLLGQTEERTRRALQIVDAMQPAILFIDEVEKGLSGSASSGQSDSGVSTRMLGTLLSWLNDHTSDVFVVCTANDISKLPPEFVRAERFDALFFLDLPGDDQKQAIWRLYRDLFGLTSDQRLPDDRHWTGSEIRACCRLAALLDVPLIKAAENVVPVAVTAAESVARLRRWASKRCLSAEQPGVFSNDERSGSRSRGNLSHDPHRN; encoded by the coding sequence ATGTTACTATCAGAACGTCTGGCGGAGAACGTACGCGCCTGCTTTACTGGAATCTGGATTCAGAGCCATGAACACGATGAGGCATTGTTGGAGATGGCCCGGCTCTGCCACACTGAAGACTGGCGGTTACTCTCCTGGGACATTGACCGGGGCCTGCAAGGGACGGAACTCGCTGAGGACGGCGACACATCGCTCCCCGATCCTCTGGCGGCCATTCACAGTTTAAGTAGTCAGGCCGATCCGGACCGTCCCACACTGCTGGTTCTGAAAAACTTCCATCGCTTCATCGATTCGCCTGAGATCATTCAGGCGCTGACACAACAGATCAACTTGGGGAAACAGGCACGGACATTTATTGTCGTGCTTTCCAGTCTGGTACAGATTCCGACGGAGTTGGAAAAACTGTTTGTTTGCCTGGAGCATGATCTTCCTGATCGGGATCAGCTGCTGGAAATTGCCCGCAGTATCGCCACGGAAACGGGAGAATTACCGGAGGGTCCAGAACTGGAGCGTGTCCTGGATGCCGCTTCGGGTCTGACCCGTTATGAAGCGGAAGGGGCCTTCAGTCTCTCGCTGGTACGTCATAGCCGCATTGAAGCCTCAGTCGTACTGGAGCTAAAATCTCAAACGTTATTGAAAAGCGGTATGCTATCACTGCATCAAGGATCGGAATCGTTCGATGGATTGGGAGGTTTGGAAGCACTCAAAGCCTTTTGCCGGTGTGCGCTCCGTCCCCGGCCACAGGATGCAACGGTCGTTCGTCCAAGAGGCGTCTTGCTGCTGGGAGTTCCGGGAACCGGTAAGAGTGCGTTTGCTAAAGCACTGGGAAAAGAGACCGGGCGTCCCACACTGACCCTCGACGTCGGGGCTCTGATGGGTTCGCTTTTAGGCCAAACAGAAGAGCGAACTCGAAGGGCACTCCAGATCGTCGATGCGATGCAACCGGCCATCCTGTTTATTGACGAAGTCGAAAAAGGGCTGAGTGGCTCTGCCTCTTCCGGACAGTCTGACAGTGGCGTGTCGACCCGCATGCTGGGAACACTGCTCAGCTGGCTGAACGACCACACCTCAGACGTGTTTGTGGTCTGTACCGCCAACGACATTTCCAAACTGCCGCCGGAGTTTGTACGCGCCGAACGCTTTGATGCGCTGTTCTTTCTGGATTTACCGGGAGATGACCAGAAACAGGCCATCTGGCGTCTGTACCGTGATCTGTTTGGTCTTACGTCCGATCAACGTTTGCCAGACGACCGGCACTGGACCGGTTCGGAAATCCGGGCCTGCTGTCGTCTGGCGGCTCTACTGGACGTGCCCTTAATCAAGGCTGCAGAAAACGTGGTTCCTGTGGCTGTCACAGCCGCCGAATCGGTGGCCCGTTTACGACGCTGGGCCAGCAAACGCTGTCTGTCTGCAGAACAGCCTGGCGTTTTTAGTAACGACGAACGTTCCGGTTCGCGTTCACGTGGGAATCTTTCGCACGATCCCCACAGAAATTAA
- a CDS encoding MoaD/ThiS family protein: MKLLLINNDGGGFADYIDVPAGTTVAQLFEQKMGDAVARDYLIRVNRQPCPPNQCLQDGDRISITPTKIEGAWS, encoded by the coding sequence ATGAAACTTTTATTGATCAACAATGATGGCGGTGGTTTCGCTGATTATATCGACGTCCCCGCTGGAACGACGGTGGCACAACTCTTTGAACAGAAGATGGGGGATGCTGTGGCCCGCGATTACCTGATTCGCGTGAACCGCCAGCCCTGTCCTCCAAATCAGTGTTTACAGGACGGGGATCGGATTTCGATTACTCCCACAAAGATTGAGGGGGCGTGGTCCTAG